One genomic window of Methanomassiliicoccales archaeon includes the following:
- a CDS encoding KaiA-binding protein: MKSERLDLPRLTTGIPGLDEMIEGGFPFPSVILLSGTAGTGKTTFALKYLCEGVSKGERGLYFTTLSEPTQWMLRYASQFDFLDQDYFGEDIIYEDLGSLLMHPDSDEILNRIEEKIAEVMPQRIVIDPITVVGGMLKDGYRPFLFDLTNRLKNWNATTLVTGEVRPDELYPPEISYAVDGIVLLILSEEAGARRKYLEVLKMRGTNHITGRQSIDITRTDGILVLKARF, translated from the coding sequence ATGAAATCCGAGCGTTTGGATCTACCTAGACTCACAACAGGTATACCTGGTCTTGATGAGATGATAGAGGGCGGCTTCCCATTCCCGTCAGTGATCCTCCTCTCAGGTACCGCCGGAACCGGCAAGACGACCTTTGCCCTGAAATATCTCTGCGAAGGCGTCTCAAAGGGGGAGAGAGGCCTCTATTTCACGACCCTTAGCGAACCGACCCAGTGGATGCTAAGGTACGCGTCACAATTCGACTTTCTGGACCAGGACTATTTCGGTGAGGACATCATCTACGAGGATCTGGGGTCCCTGCTCATGCACCCGGACTCCGATGAGATACTCAACAGAATAGAGGAGAAGATCGCCGAGGTGATGCCACAGAGAATCGTGATCGACCCCATTACCGTGGTTGGAGGGATGCTCAAGGACGGTTACCGGCCCTTTCTCTTTGACCTGACCAACCGACTCAAGAACTGGAACGCCACCACTTTGGTCACCGGGGAGGTGAGACCGGATGAGCTCTATCCACCCGAGATATCGTACGCAGTCGATGGCATTGTTCTTCTGATCCTCTCGGAAGAGGCCGGAGCCCGGAGGAAGTATCTCGAGGTTCTCAAGATGAGGGGCACCAATCACATCACAGGCAGACAGTCCATAGATATCACCAGAACTGATGGAATCTTGGTACTCAAGGCAAGATTCTGA
- a CDS encoding sodium-translocating pyrophosphatase: MDPLGYIIPIAGIIGLAFAGFLTWNVFRRDTGTPEMQEIGDAIKEGAMAYLARQYKTIAIISIILAVIIGIGINYQTGVAFILGAFFSALSGYIGMYVAVKSNIRTASAARRTLNEALVTSFRGGAVSGIAVVALSLLGVAGIFFVYDMLFGTREALFYAVGYAFGASFAALFAQLGGGIYTKAADVGADLVGKIEAGIPEDDPRNPAVIADLVGDNVGDCAGRGADLFESTAAENIGAMILGLAIWGVTGDTGWIFFPLIVRAFGLIAALVGISAVRLSKESEQPMKALNRGYYITCVLAAIAFYFVTMELLGSEYYFYCGLIGIVLSIVIVYITQYYTAGEYRPVREIAQASETGPATNIITGFSVGLETTAMPIIAIAVGLLASYYLGTLGAPAGVDSFVAGLYGTAVATMGMLATCAFVLAEDTFGPITDNAGGIVEMSNQPDDVRARTDRLDAVGNTTKALTKGYAMGSAALAAFLLFAAYFEEVAHITGKTLSEVFIVDLAQPPVFVGAMIGAMLVFLFASLAIRAVGKAAYAMINEVRKQFKEIPGILEGTAKPLYGRCVDIATKGALKAMILPGILPVVVPVAFGVLFASLGIVETVQAVGAMLMVGTIAGVLLATVLNNGGGAWDNAKKYIEEGHHGGKGTEAHSAAVVGDTVGDPFKDTAGPSLHVLVKLLSTITLVFAALFIVA, encoded by the coding sequence ATGGATCCATTGGGCTATATTATTCCGATCGCAGGTATCATCGGCCTTGCGTTTGCTGGTTTCCTCACATGGAACGTGTTTAGGAGGGATACCGGCACCCCTGAGATGCAAGAGATAGGGGACGCTATCAAGGAAGGTGCGATGGCTTACCTGGCTCGGCAATACAAGACAATAGCCATAATAAGCATAATCCTGGCAGTGATCATTGGTATAGGTATCAATTACCAGACGGGAGTCGCCTTCATTCTCGGTGCTTTCTTCTCCGCGCTTTCCGGTTATATTGGGATGTATGTGGCTGTGAAGTCAAACATCCGTACCGCCAGCGCGGCCAGGAGAACACTCAATGAGGCGTTGGTAACATCCTTCAGAGGTGGAGCCGTTTCGGGTATTGCCGTGGTGGCTCTTAGCCTCCTCGGTGTCGCAGGTATTTTCTTTGTCTACGATATGCTATTCGGGACTAGGGAAGCCCTGTTCTACGCCGTCGGCTACGCCTTCGGAGCCAGCTTCGCAGCACTCTTCGCGCAGCTCGGTGGTGGAATATACACCAAGGCTGCCGATGTTGGCGCTGATCTTGTAGGTAAGATCGAGGCTGGGATCCCTGAGGATGATCCCAGAAATCCAGCCGTCATAGCTGACCTAGTCGGCGACAATGTCGGTGATTGCGCGGGTCGTGGTGCTGATCTGTTCGAGTCCACAGCGGCTGAGAACATCGGTGCCATGATCCTCGGCCTCGCCATTTGGGGGGTCACCGGTGATACCGGCTGGATATTCTTCCCGCTGATTGTCCGTGCCTTTGGACTCATTGCCGCTCTCGTGGGCATCTCCGCAGTCAGGCTGAGCAAAGAGAGTGAGCAGCCCATGAAGGCGCTCAACCGGGGATACTACATAACTTGTGTACTCGCGGCGATCGCCTTCTACTTCGTTACTATGGAGCTTCTAGGCAGTGAATATTACTTCTACTGCGGTTTGATCGGTATCGTTCTAAGCATCGTGATCGTGTACATCACTCAGTATTACACGGCGGGCGAGTACCGCCCGGTTCGCGAGATCGCTCAGGCCTCCGAGACCGGTCCAGCGACCAATATCATCACAGGTTTCTCTGTGGGTCTGGAGACAACGGCTATGCCCATTATCGCCATCGCCGTTGGTCTCTTGGCCTCTTATTACCTTGGTACGCTTGGAGCTCCTGCGGGTGTTGATTCTTTTGTAGCTGGCCTCTACGGAACAGCTGTGGCCACAATGGGTATGTTGGCCACCTGTGCATTCGTGCTCGCTGAGGATACCTTTGGACCGATCACAGACAACGCTGGTGGTATTGTCGAGATGTCGAACCAACCCGATGATGTCAGGGCTAGGACCGACAGGCTCGATGCGGTTGGTAACACCACCAAAGCCCTCACCAAGGGGTACGCCATGGGTTCAGCTGCGCTCGCAGCGTTCCTACTATTTGCCGCGTACTTTGAGGAGGTCGCCCACATTACGGGGAAGACACTCTCTGAAGTGTTCATAGTCGACCTGGCCCAGCCTCCCGTGTTCGTCGGTGCGATGATCGGTGCTATGCTCGTATTCCTGTTCGCTTCACTCGCCATCAGGGCTGTCGGAAAGGCGGCCTACGCAATGATTAACGAGGTGAGGAAGCAGTTCAAGGAGATACCTGGCATTCTGGAGGGTACAGCCAAGCCCTTGTATGGTAGGTGTGTTGACATCGCTACCAAGGGCGCTCTTAAGGCCATGATACTTCCAGGTATCCTACCCGTAGTGGTCCCCGTGGCTTTCGGCGTTCTCTTCGCTTCCCTCGGGATAGTAGAGACCGTTCAGGCCGTCGGTGCTATGCTCATGGTAGGCACGATTGCGGGAGTGCTTCTCGCCACCGTCCTGAATAACGGCGGTGGCGCTTGGGACAATGCGAAGAAGTATATCGAGGAAGGCCACCACGGCGGAAAGGGTACCGAAGCCCATTCAGCCGCGGTCGTGGGTGACACCGTCGGAGATCCTTTCAAGGACACCGCTGGACCTTCCTTGCATGTCCTGGTGAAGCTGCTGTCCACGATTACCCTGGTATTCGCCGCACTGTTCATTGTGGCGTAA
- a CDS encoding DUF4010 domain-containing protein: MVLTFIYGALAAVGIGALIGLERERRRNGDTILVGIRTFPLVALSAYIVSFLGRNHSGLEIMVVVGLLLFGGLAVLLIYIRQAMGFPGFTTTLAFIITYLVGVMIAYDYFIEAVIIGVVTTAILMSKERVHAFVQVLTEEEIIGALQFITIAFILYPLTLNLQLEAPWTIFGKGEPLDLNMALLIVVFVSTISFLSFIVVRWQGPSLGLRLSGLLGGLVNSEAATASLCGLVKKRIQLMDMAACGIVLANSTMFVRNLAVCIFADPSFEVASLTVVPLLLLSVLGIVLGWRRGGKEIPVQLEFGSPFAIRPALTFGAIFFLISGAALLLQDQLGGAFIYFLALGGFASSAAVVASVSSLTLAGSIEPLVAAEIVLLACAISSFNKIVISRLMCPQLSRTARVRLIISTVAAFAAAGLFFALRILP; the protein is encoded by the coding sequence ATGGTACTCACGTTCATCTACGGAGCCCTCGCTGCAGTTGGGATAGGAGCCCTTATAGGTCTGGAGCGAGAGCGTAGAAGGAACGGAGATACCATACTTGTGGGCATCAGGACTTTTCCACTGGTTGCCCTCAGCGCATACATCGTGTCATTTCTGGGCAGGAACCATTCTGGCCTGGAAATCATGGTGGTAGTAGGTCTGCTCCTTTTCGGCGGCCTAGCGGTCCTTCTAATATACATCAGGCAAGCAATGGGATTTCCTGGATTCACAACGACCCTCGCATTCATCATCACATACCTGGTAGGAGTGATGATAGCCTATGACTACTTCATTGAAGCGGTGATTATTGGAGTTGTCACGACCGCCATACTGATGTCCAAGGAGAGAGTGCATGCCTTCGTTCAGGTTCTAACGGAGGAGGAGATCATAGGGGCACTGCAGTTCATCACCATTGCCTTCATACTCTATCCCCTTACCTTGAATCTTCAGCTTGAGGCACCCTGGACCATCTTCGGGAAGGGCGAGCCGCTGGACCTGAATATGGCCCTCCTGATAGTGGTCTTCGTGAGCACCATATCATTCCTTTCCTTCATAGTAGTCCGGTGGCAGGGGCCTTCATTGGGACTCAGGCTATCTGGCTTATTAGGAGGCCTGGTAAATTCCGAGGCAGCGACAGCATCTCTATGCGGACTGGTGAAGAAGAGGATTCAGCTGATGGACATGGCGGCTTGCGGGATCGTGCTGGCCAATTCAACCATGTTCGTAAGGAACCTTGCAGTCTGCATATTTGCCGACCCATCATTCGAAGTAGCTAGCCTAACCGTGGTGCCACTATTGTTACTTAGTGTACTCGGCATCGTCCTAGGCTGGAGAAGAGGCGGGAAGGAAATCCCCGTACAATTGGAGTTTGGTTCTCCCTTCGCCATCAGGCCCGCATTGACCTTCGGTGCCATTTTCTTCCTCATATCCGGTGCAGCCCTGCTCCTCCAGGACCAACTTGGAGGAGCTTTCATTTACTTCCTGGCCCTGGGAGGCTTCGCCTCTTCCGCGGCGGTTGTCGCCTCAGTTTCATCACTCACTCTTGCGGGCAGTATTGAACCCCTGGTGGCAGCGGAGATCGTGCTGCTGGCATGCGCTATCTCCTCCTTCAACAAGATAGTGATATCAAGGTTGATGTGTCCCCAACTCTCGAGAACCGCACGGGTAAGGTTGATCATCTCCACAGTAGCCGCATTCGCCGCCGCTGGACTGTTCTTCGCCCTCAGAATCTTGCCTTGA